AAGACCGGCGTGCCGTCGGGCGTGTGGCGCGCGGCGTTGAGCAGCAGGTTGGCCAGCGCCTGTTCGGTCAGGGCGAAGTCCATGCGCAGCGGCGGCAGGTCTTCAGGCACGACAATTTCCAGCGGGTGAACCGCCAGGCTGTCCCGCACGCCGTCCACCGCGGCGTTGACGAGATCGCGGGCGTCGCACCAATCGAGGCGAGGACGCAGGGCGCCGCTTTCGAGGCGCGTCTGGTCGAGCAGGTTGCCCACCAGGCGGTTCAGGCGGCCGGCCGCGGAACGGGCTTCGCGCACGAGTTCCGCGCGCAGCTCCGGCGGCGCATCCTGGATGTTTTCCAAGGCGCTGCCGATCACGGCCAGCGGAGTGCGCAGTTCATGCGAGACACTGTCGAGCAGCACCCGGTGGAGCTTTTCCGACTCGGCGAGGAGCTTTTCGCGCTCGCTGGCGTCGCGCAGGTGCTCGCGTTCCACGCTCAGGGCGAGTTGGCGGGCGAAGGCCTCCAGCAGGTCTCGCTGCGCCAGGGTGAGAGACGCTTCCCGCGGCACGGCCACGCCGAGCACGCCGACGGCGTGGTTCTCGCGCACGAGCGGGAGGTAAAATGCACCTGCGGCGGGCAGGGTGTCGGTGAAGCGTCCGGCGGGGCGCCGGTGCCGGAAGACCCAGTCGGCCACGCCCCGCTCCTTGTCGTCGAGCGCCAGGGAACCGGCGTAATGCGGGGCGAGTTCACCGTCGCCCACGGCCAGCAGGAGCGAGGTCCGGGCGTTGAACAGCGCGTCGGCCTGCCGGAGGGCGGCGAAGACGGCCTCGTCGAGCGAACGCGCCTCGGCAAGGGCGCGCGTGAGGTTGAAGAGCGCGGTGGCCCGGCCCTCGCGGCGGCGCTCGGCGAGGGCCTGCGCCCGGATGCGCGAGGTGAGCTGGCCGGCCACGAGCGCGACGACAAAGTAGGTGCCGAACAGCAGGCCGTCCTCGATCTTTTCGATGCGAAAGGTGAAGCGCGGCGGGATGAAGAGGAAGTTCCAGGTCACCGCGCTGAGCACGCCGGCCATGAGCACTGGGCCGCGCCCGACGCGCAGGCTGAGCAGGATGACGGCCAGCAGGTAAACCAGGCCGGCGGCGAGGTAGTAGTTGGCCGGCAGGAGAGTGGCCGCGAGGGTCAGGGCGGCGACGGTGCCGGCGGCCCAGGCGTATTCGCCGGCGCCGCTGCGCAGCTCGTGGTCGAGGTCGTCGAGCGTGAGCGGCCGGCCGCCGGTCTCGGCGGGCACGACATACACGTCGATGTTGCCGCCAAGCCGGATGATGCGATCCACGAGGGAGCCGCCGGGCAGGTAGCGTGTCCACCACGCGTGGCGGGGCTTGCCGACCACGATCTGGGTGGCGTTGTGCTGCAACGCGGCGCGCACGAGGGCTGCGGCGATGTCCGGTCCGGGCGACACGACGATCTCGGCGCCGAGTTCCCGGGCCAGCGCCAGGTTGCGGTCGAGGAGTTTCTGCGCCTCGGGCGAGGGCGGGGTGACCGGCTCGACATGCACCGCCAGCCACGGTGCTCCCTGCGCCGCGGCGAGCCGGCGGGTCCAGCGCACGAGTTGGGTGGAGAACGGGCTTGATCCCACGCCGACCAGCAGCCGTTCCCCGCTGCGCCAGACCGTCTGCTTGGTCGTGCTGGCGCGCAGTTCGCGAAGCTGGCGGTCCACGCGCTCGGCCGTGTAACGGAGGGCCAGCTCGCGCAGGGCGGAGAGGTGCGACTCCTGGAAAAAGTTCTCGCGGGCCGCCGCCGCGCGCTCACCGAGATACACTTTGCCGTCCTGCAACCGCTCGCGGAGGGTTTCGGGCGTGAGATCCACGAGCTCGAGTTCGTCGGCCAGATCGAGGACGGAGTCGGGCACCGTCTCCTGCTGGACGGCGCCGGTGATCTGGTGAACCGCATCGGCGCGGGACTCGACGTGCTGGATGTTGAGCGTGGTCAGCACGTCGATGCCGGCCTCCAGCAGCTCGACCACGTCCTGCCAGCGCTTGGTGTGGCGCGAGCCGGGGGCGTTGGTGTGGGCGAGTTCGTCCACCAGCACGAGCCTGGGCCGACGGGCGCGGACGGCCTCGAGGTCGAGTTCGGTGAGTTCCGTGCCACGGTGCGCGATGACCTTGCGCGGGAGGACGGTGAGGCCGGACAGCAGCGCCTCGGTCTCGGAGCGTCCGTGGGTTTCGACGAGGCCGACGACCACGTCGGTGCCCGCCGCGCGTTCCTGCTGGGCGGCACGCAGCATGGCGTAGGTTTTGCCCACACCCGGGCACATGCCCAGAAACACCTTCAGGTGGCCGCGCCGGGCCCGGGCCTCCGCCGCGCGCAACGAGGCGAGCAGGGCGTCGGGATCGGGTCGGGCGGCGGCGGGGTCGGGAGTCACGGCGACGGGAAGGCGGTGTCGAGGGCGAGATTGAGGCGCAGAATGTTGACGCGAGCCGGAGTAAATTGTCCGCCTTCGATGTGGCGCGCAACGAGATCGTTGAGTGCAATCCGTTGGGCCGCATTCAGGTGTCGCGCTTGGGCGACCCGGTCCTTTTGCGCGATGACGGCGGCGGGCGAGAGGTGTGGATCGAGTCCGCCGCCGCTGCCGGTGAGGAGATCCGCGGGCAGGGCGGCGGCACCGCCGTGGGCGGCCCGGCGCTCGGCGATGGCGGCGGCGAGCTTGGCATTGCTCCAAGCCTGGTTGCTGGCCCCGGAGGCGACCGTCGCGTAGTCGCCGGCGGAAGGACGAGACCAGAAGTAGCGCGGATCGGTGGTCTTTTGCGCGAGCAGGGCCGAACCGACGAGCCGACCCTCGCGATGGAGTTGCGAGCCTTCCGCCGCATCGCGGAAGAAAGCCTGCCCGACGGCCCACACGGCGAGCGGATAGAGCAGCCCGGTCAGGAGCGTGAGGACGCCGAGGAGGCGCAGGCTGGAGAAGAAGGTTTTCATGGGAAGGTGATTCAGGGTTTGGCGGGTGAAACGGGCGGCCAGTCCACGCGGGACTTGCCGGATGGCCGATGCGCGGGATCATTGAACCAGAGCAGCACGACCAGGGCGGCGAGCAGGATCAGCACAGCCATGAACATGACCTGGTTGCGCGGCATCTGTCGGGGCGGTTTCATGGCGATGCTCATCAGACGAGACCGGCGGTGACGAGCGCGAGGTCGATGAGCTTGATGCCGAGGAACGGCGCGACCAGTCCGCCCACACCATAGACCAGCAGGTTGCGCCGGAGCAGGTCGGCGGCGGGCAGCGCGCGGTAGGCGACGCCGCGCAGGGCGAGCGGCACGAGGGCGATGATGATGAGCGCGTTGAAAACGACGGCGCTGAGGATGGCGCTCTGCGGCGAGTGCAGGCCCATCAGGTCGAGGGCGGCCAGCGGACCGGCGCCGCCGGAGACGGCGTAGAGCCCCGCGAACATCGCGGGGATGATGGCGAAGTATTTCGCCACGTCGTTGGCGATGGAGAACGTCGTGAGCGAGCCGCGGGTCATGAGCAGCTGTTTGCCGATCTCGACGATCTCGATCAGCTTGGTGGGGTTGGAGTCGAGATCCACCATGTTGCCGGCCTCGCGCGCGGCCTGCGTGCCGGTATTCATGGCGACGCCAACGTCGGCCTGGGCGAGGGCGGGGGCGTCGTTGGTGCCGTCACCGGTCATGGCCACGAGCCGGCCCTGGGCCTGTTCGTGGCGGATGCGCGCGAGTTTCATCTCGGGCGTGGCCTGGGCGAGAAAGTCATCCACGCCGGCCTCGGCCGCGATGGCGGCGGCGGTCAGCGGGTTGTCGCCGGTGATCATCACCGTGCGGATGCCCATGCGACGGAGCTCGGCGAAGCGCTCCTTGATGCCGCCCTTCACAACGTCCTTGAGATAGATGACGCCGAGCACGGCGCGGTCCTCCGCCACGACGAGCGGCGTGCCGCCGGCTTTGGCGATGCGCTCCACGGTGGCGGCGACCTCGTCGGGCCAGACGCCGCCCTGGGCGTTCACCCAGGTACGGACGCTGTCGGCGGCGCCCTTGCGAGTGCTGCGCCCGTCGAGATCCACGCCGCTCATGCGGGTTTGGGCCGCGAAGGGCACGAAGGTGGCGTGTGGGGCCGCGACCTCCCTCTCACGCAGTTTGAATTTCTCCTTGGCGAGCACAACGATGCTGCGGCCCTCGGGGGTTTCGTCGGCCAGAGAGGCGAGTTGGGCGGCCGAGGCCAGGCGCTCGGCGGCGATGCCCGGTGCGGGCAGGAACTCGACGGCCTGGCGGTTGCCGAGCGTGATGGTGCCGGTCTTGTCGAGCAGCAGCACGTCGATGTCACCCGCCGCCTCGACGGCGCGGCCGGAGGTGGCGATGACGTTGCGGCGGATGAGGCGGTCGATGCCGCTGATGCCGATGGCGCTGAGCAAGCCGCCGATGGTCGTCGGGATCAGGCAGACGAACAGCGAGACCAGCACAGGCAGGGAGGTGTCCACGGCGCCGGGTTGTCCGGCGAGTTGCTCGCTGAAGCGGGCGAAGAAGGGCAGGGTGGCGACCACGAGCAGGAACACCGCCGTAAGCGCGACAAGGAGGATGCCGAGGGCGATTTCGTTGGGCGTGCGCTGGCGTGACGCGCCCTCGACGAGGCCGATCATGCGGTCGAGGAACCCGCCGCCGGGCTCGACCGTGACACGGACGATGATGCGGTCGCTAAGCACGCGGGTGCCGCCGGTGACGGCGCTGCGGTCGCCGCCGCTTTCGCGGACGACCGGGGCCGATTCGCCGGTGATGGCGGATTCGTCGACACTGGCGATGCCCTCGATGACCTCGCCGTCGGCGGGGATGATGTCGCGCGCCTCGCACACGACGATGTCGCCCCGGCGCAGGTCGGGGGCGGCGACGCGCTCCTCGTGGTCGCCGCGCAGTAGCCGGGCGAAAGTCTGGGCGCGGGCGCGTTTGAGTGAGTCGGCCTGGGCCTTGCCGCGGCCCTCGGCCAGCGCCTCGGCGAAGGTGGCGAAGAGCACGGTGAACCAGAGCCAGAGCGTGATCTGGAGCGTGAAACCGGTAAGCACGCCGGCGAACAGGTCGCGCACGGCGGTCAGCGTGACCAGGACGGCACCGAGCGTTGTGACGAAGATGACCGGGTTGCGCCAGAGTTCGCGCGGATCGAGCTTGCGAAAAGCGTCGAGCGCGGCGCGACGGATCAGGGAGGAGTTCCAGCTGGAGGCGGAAGGTTTCATGGGAATGAGGCCGGGCGGGTTCAAAACGTGCGACCGGCGGCGAGCAGAAGGTGCTCGAGCACGGGTCCGAGGGTCAGGGCCGGGAAATAGGTCAAGGCGGCGACGATGAGCATGACGCCGGCAAGGAGGACGGCAAAGAGCGGGCCGTCGGTCGGGAAGGTGCCGCTGGAGGCGGGCACGGTTTTCTTTGCCGCCAGCCCGCCCGCGAGGGCGAGCACAGGGATGATGACGCCGAAGCGTCCCAGCACCATGGCGAGCGCTCCGCCCCAGGTGTAGAGATCGCCGGAGGCCGTGAGACTGCCGAAGGCCGAGCCGTTGTTGTTGGTCATCGAACCCCAGGCGTAGAGGATCTCCGTCAGGGCATGGGGGCCGGCATTGCCGACAGCCGCGCGGCCGGCTTCGGTGGCGAACGACACGGCACAGCCCAGCAGCACGCCCGCGCAGGGCAGCAGCACCGCGAGGGCGGCCATCCGCACCTCGAAGGCCTCGATCTTCTTGCCGAGATACTCGGGCGTGCGGCCAACCATCAGGCCGGCGAGAAAAACCGTCAGGACGATCAGCATCACCATGCCGTAGAGGCCGGAGCCGACACCGCCGAAGATGATTTCGCCAAGCAGCATGTTGAACAGCGCAAGGCCGCCGGCCAGCGGCGAGAGCGACGAGTGCATGGCGTTGACCGAGCCGTTGGAGGCGGCGGTGGTCGCGTTGGCCCAGAGCACCGAGGGCGTGATGCCGAAGCGCACTTCCTTGCCCTCCAGCGCGAGCGCGGCGGAACCCGGGGCGGCGTATTCGCTCCACAGCGACAGGCCGAGCGCGCCGACGAAGAAGGCGGTCATCACGCCATATACCACCCACGCGTGGCGGCGCGCACCGACCAGCAGGCCGTAGGCATACACGCAGGCCGCAGGCAGGGCCAGGAGGGCCAGCATTTGCAGGAAATTGGAGAGCGGGGTCGGATTCTCGAAAGGGTGGGCGGAGTTCAGGCCGAAAAAGCCGCCGCCGTTGGTGCCGAGCTGTTTGATGGCGACCTGCGAGGCCGCCGGGCCGAGCGGAATGACCTGCTCCTGGCCGGCAAGCGTCGTGGCGAAAGGATAGGCGGCGAACGACTGGACGACGCCCTCGGAAACCAAGACCACGGCGAGAACAAAGGACAGGGGCAGCAGCACGTAAATCGTGGAGCGCACGACGTCGGTCCAGAAGTTGCCGAGACCGGCGGCCGCCTTGCGGCTCAGGCCGCGGGCCAGTGCGGCCATCACGGCCAGACCGGTGGCGGCGCTGAGGAAATTCTGCACGCCGAGGCCGGCCATCTGCGTCAGGTAGCTGAGCGAAGCCTCGCCCGAGTAGGCCTGCCAGTTGGTGTTGGTCAGGAACGAGACGGCGGTATTGACGGCCACGCCCAACGGCACCGGTCCGAAATTTTGCGGATTGAGCGGCAGGCGGGCTTGCGCGAGTTGGAGCGCGAGGATCACGGCGCCGCCGAGCAGGTTGAAAATCACGAGGGCGACGGCGTAGCTGCGCCAGGTCATGTCGGCCTGGGCGTCCACGCCGGCGAGGCGGTAGAGGCTCCGTTCGAGCGGTGTGCACCAGCGCAAACCCGGGAGCGGTTCGCCGCGCAGCACGGCGGCCACCCAGCGTCCGAGCGGGACGGTCACGGCGAGCAGGGCGACAAGGTAGAGGGCGAGATAGGTGAAATCCGCGGAATTCATGCGGGTCCAGCATACCGGACAACGCGCGCGCCGACTAATTAAGAGCGGAGCCCGGGCCATTAAGAAAACGCTAAGGCGGCGGGACCGGATCAAACTTTGTGCTCTCTTTTTCCCGGGGCGGGGTCACTCTTCCGGCATGGAAAAACGTCCGTTCAGCGAACTGGGCCTCTCGCCCGATATTTTGAAGGCGGTGGACAAGATGGGCTTCGAGGAAGCCTCGCCCATCCAGACCGCGGTCATCCCGCATGCCCTCACCGGACGCGATGTCGTGGGCCAGTCGGCCACGGGCTCGGGCAAGACGGCGGCCTTCGCCATCCCGGCGATCGAGAAAGTGGACGTGACGTTGAAGAAGGTGCAGGTGCTTGTGCTTTGCCCGACGCGCGAACTGGCGGTGCAGGTGGCCGAGGAGTGCGGCAAGCTGGGGTCGTTCAAGCGCGGCCTCATGGAGGTGCCGATCTATGGCGGCCAGAGCTATGAGCGGCAGTTCCGCGCCCTGGCGGCCGGCGCGCAGGTTGTCATCGGCACGCCCGGCCGCGTGATGGATCACATGGAGCGCGGCACGCTCCGTCTCGACACGCTCAAGGTTGTCGTGCTCGACGAGGCCGACCGCATGCTCGACATGGGTTTTCGCGACGATATCGAGCGCATTCTCTCGGCCGTGCCCGAGACGCGGCAGTGCCTTTTCTTCTCCGCGACGATGCCGCGCGGCATCCAGGAGCTGATCAAGCGCTACACCCGCGACCCGGAGTGGGTGAAGATCGAGGCCCATGCGCAAAACGCACCCAAGGTGGAGCAGATCTACTTCGAGGTGGACCGCCGTTCGAAGATCGAGGTGCTCACGCGCCTGATCGACCTGCACGACTTCCGCTTCGGCATCATCTTTTGCAGCACGAAGATCATGGTGGACGAACTCGATGAGCACCTGCACGCCCGCGGCTACTCGGTGGATCGGCTCCACGGCGACATCACGCAGGCGCAGCGCACGCGCGTGATGGACAAGTTCCGCCGCCGCGGCTTCGAGTTTCTGATCGCGACCGACGTGGCGGCGCGCGGGCTCGACGTGGACGACCTCGAGGTCGTGTTCAATTTCGACCTGCCCAACGACGCCGAGGACTACACGCACCGCATCGGTCGCACCGGCCGCGCGGGCAAGACCGGCATGGCCTTTACCTTCGTGTCAGGCCGCGAGATCTACAAGCTGCAGGGCATGGTGCACTACGCCCGGCTGAAGATCCGTCGCGAGCGCGTGCCCTCGCTCGACGAGGTCGAGGAGGCCAAGGGCAACGTGTTCTTCGAGAAACTCCGCGCCACGCTGGAGGAGAAGAAGTTCAAGTCACACGACCAGATGGTGGATCGCCTGCTGGAGATGGGCTACACGAGCACGGACATCGCCTCGGCGCTGATTCACCTGATGGGTGGGGACACGGCCGAGCCGGTGAAAAAGACGGCGAAGGTGCGGGCGGAGCACATCGCGGCCAACGAGGCGCCGACGGATCGGGGCCAATCCGCGGCTCCGCGGGTCGCAGAACCGAGCCCGGCCCGCCGGGATGCGGGCCCTCCCGCCAGGACCGAGACTTCCAAGCCCGTGCCCTCAGGCGACAAGTTTGCCGCCCAGAAACGAACCTACGACCGCAAGCCGCGCACGGGGCGCGAGCCGGGCTTCACGGTGGTTTCCTTCAACGTCGGACGCCAGCAGCTCGTGACTCCCGCCGATCTCGTCGGCAAAATCGCCGGGGTCACCCGGCTGCCGGCCAACACGGTTGGAGCCATCGACATCCACGAGGACTACACCCATGTCGACGTGGCCTGCGAGCATGCCGAACTGGTGGTGGCCAAGCTGGCCGGCATTCGCATCAAGAACCAGTCGCTGAAGCTGAGCATCGTGCCGGCAACCGGCGCCTGACCGCGGCGCATGAATCCCGGCGGGCTTTCGCCTGAAACGCATACGGCGGAGCAGGTCATCACACTGCTCCGGCTGGAGCCGCTCGCGCAGGAAGGCGGCTTCTTCCGGCGCGAGGCCGAGGCGACCGCCCGGGGCGCCGACGGACGGCTCACTTGGTCCACGATCTATTTTCTGCTCACTCCGGCTGGATTCTCCGCCCTGCATCGGCTCAAGGTGGACGAAATCTGGTGCTTCCAGGCCGGGGATGCCGTGGAATCGTTGCGGCTGCATCCTGACGGACGCGGCGAACGCGTGCGGCTCGGACTGAACGTCGGGGCGGGGGAGCGCCTGCAGGACGTGATCACCGCGGGCACCTGGCAGGGCACGCGGCTCGCGCCGGGCGGGCGTTGGGCCTTGGTCAGCTGCGTGGTCGTGCCCGGGTTCGAGTGGGGCGATTTCGAGCTGGGCGAGCGGCTGCCACTGGCAACCCGCTATGCCGCCTTTGCCGGAGACATCGCGGCCCTCACCCGCGCTCAGCCGATCAGCGGCCGGTTGTAGCGAACAACTTCACAAAACCGTCGCGGAGCACGACTTGACAGGGATAGGGGCGGAGCCTATCACACAGGCCCGTTGCCTATGGAAGCCGTGCTGGATCAACCGGTGCTCGTGCTGAACCGCCTTTGGCAGGCGGTCAATGTCATCGCGGCGCGTCGCGCCTTCGCCCTGCTGGCCCGCGAACACGCGCAGGTCGTCCATCAGACGGAGGACAACTTCCGCACCTTCTCGCTGATGGATTGGATCGATTTCTCGGCCTACAATCCCCCGGTTGAGGAACTGGAGACGGTCCGCACGATCAACCGCAAGGTGCGGCTGCCGCGGGTCATCCTGCTTACGTTTTTCGACAAGCTGCCCTGCAAGGAGCTGAAGCTCACGCGCAACAACGTCTTCGAGCGGGATGACGACAAGTGCCAGTATTGCGGCCACGTTTTCCCCCGCGAGGAACTGAACCTCGACCACGTGATTCCGCGCCACTACGGCGGCAAGACGACCTGGGAGAACATCGTGTGCTCGTGCATCAAGTGCAATTCCCGCAAGGCCAACCGCCTTCCGCACGAGGCCCACATGCGGCTTATCCGCAAGCCCGTGCGCCCGAAGTGGCGTCCGGTCATCAGTCTCGTGCTCAACAATCACCGGCACGAGAAGTGGAAGGACTTCCTCGATGTCGCCTACTGGAATGTGGAGCTGGAGGAGTGATCTGGCGCGACCGGGCCAAATTACCCTGGGGTGCGAATGCATAAGCGGGTTGCATGCGGCGGTTCCGCGCGGGTAGACTTGCTGCATGATCGAGACACTTGTGATGACCATCATGGCCGAGGATCGGCCGGGTCTGGTGGAGCGGATCACCTC
This DNA window, taken from Oleiharenicola lentus, encodes the following:
- a CDS encoding cupin domain-containing protein — translated: MNPGGLSPETHTAEQVITLLRLEPLAQEGGFFRREAEATARGADGRLTWSTIYFLLTPAGFSALHRLKVDEIWCFQAGDAVESLRLHPDGRGERVRLGLNVGAGERLQDVITAGTWQGTRLAPGGRWALVSCVVVPGFEWGDFELGERLPLATRYAAFAGDIAALTRAQPISGRL
- the kdpA gene encoding potassium-transporting ATPase subunit KdpA, yielding MNSADFTYLALYLVALLAVTVPLGRWVAAVLRGEPLPGLRWCTPLERSLYRLAGVDAQADMTWRSYAVALVIFNLLGGAVILALQLAQARLPLNPQNFGPVPLGVAVNTAVSFLTNTNWQAYSGEASLSYLTQMAGLGVQNFLSAATGLAVMAALARGLSRKAAAGLGNFWTDVVRSTIYVLLPLSFVLAVVLVSEGVVQSFAAYPFATTLAGQEQVIPLGPAASQVAIKQLGTNGGGFFGLNSAHPFENPTPLSNFLQMLALLALPAACVYAYGLLVGARRHAWVVYGVMTAFFVGALGLSLWSEYAAPGSAALALEGKEVRFGITPSVLWANATTAASNGSVNAMHSSLSPLAGGLALFNMLLGEIIFGGVGSGLYGMVMLIVLTVFLAGLMVGRTPEYLGKKIEAFEVRMAALAVLLPCAGVLLGCAVSFATEAGRAAVGNAGPHALTEILYAWGSMTNNNGSAFGSLTASGDLYTWGGALAMVLGRFGVIIPVLALAGGLAAKKTVPASSGTFPTDGPLFAVLLAGVMLIVAALTYFPALTLGPVLEHLLLAAGRTF
- the kdpB gene encoding potassium-transporting ATPase subunit KdpB: MKPSASSWNSSLIRRAALDAFRKLDPRELWRNPVIFVTTLGAVLVTLTAVRDLFAGVLTGFTLQITLWLWFTVLFATFAEALAEGRGKAQADSLKRARAQTFARLLRGDHEERVAAPDLRRGDIVVCEARDIIPADGEVIEGIASVDESAITGESAPVVRESGGDRSAVTGGTRVLSDRIIVRVTVEPGGGFLDRMIGLVEGASRQRTPNEIALGILLVALTAVFLLVVATLPFFARFSEQLAGQPGAVDTSLPVLVSLFVCLIPTTIGGLLSAIGISGIDRLIRRNVIATSGRAVEAAGDIDVLLLDKTGTITLGNRQAVEFLPAPGIAAERLASAAQLASLADETPEGRSIVVLAKEKFKLREREVAAPHATFVPFAAQTRMSGVDLDGRSTRKGAADSVRTWVNAQGGVWPDEVAATVERIAKAGGTPLVVAEDRAVLGVIYLKDVVKGGIKERFAELRRMGIRTVMITGDNPLTAAAIAAEAGVDDFLAQATPEMKLARIRHEQAQGRLVAMTGDGTNDAPALAQADVGVAMNTGTQAAREAGNMVDLDSNPTKLIEIVEIGKQLLMTRGSLTTFSIANDVAKYFAIIPAMFAGLYAVSGGAGPLAALDLMGLHSPQSAILSAVVFNALIIIALVPLALRGVAYRALPAADLLRRNLLVYGVGGLVAPFLGIKLIDLALVTAGLV
- a CDS encoding DEAD/DEAH box helicase; the encoded protein is MEKRPFSELGLSPDILKAVDKMGFEEASPIQTAVIPHALTGRDVVGQSATGSGKTAAFAIPAIEKVDVTLKKVQVLVLCPTRELAVQVAEECGKLGSFKRGLMEVPIYGGQSYERQFRALAAGAQVVIGTPGRVMDHMERGTLRLDTLKVVVLDEADRMLDMGFRDDIERILSAVPETRQCLFFSATMPRGIQELIKRYTRDPEWVKIEAHAQNAPKVEQIYFEVDRRSKIEVLTRLIDLHDFRFGIIFCSTKIMVDELDEHLHARGYSVDRLHGDITQAQRTRVMDKFRRRGFEFLIATDVAARGLDVDDLEVVFNFDLPNDAEDYTHRIGRTGRAGKTGMAFTFVSGREIYKLQGMVHYARLKIRRERVPSLDEVEEAKGNVFFEKLRATLEEKKFKSHDQMVDRLLEMGYTSTDIASALIHLMGGDTAEPVKKTAKVRAEHIAANEAPTDRGQSAAPRVAEPSPARRDAGPPARTETSKPVPSGDKFAAQKRTYDRKPRTGREPGFTVVSFNVGRQQLVTPADLVGKIAGVTRLPANTVGAIDIHEDYTHVDVACEHAELVVAKLAGIRIKNQSLKLSIVPATGA
- a CDS encoding HNH endonuclease — encoded protein: MEAVLDQPVLVLNRLWQAVNVIAARRAFALLAREHAQVVHQTEDNFRTFSLMDWIDFSAYNPPVEELETVRTINRKVRLPRVILLTFFDKLPCKELKLTRNNVFERDDDKCQYCGHVFPREELNLDHVIPRHYGGKTTWENIVCSCIKCNSRKANRLPHEAHMRLIRKPVRPKWRPVISLVLNNHRHEKWKDFLDVAYWNVELEE
- a CDS encoding sensor histidine kinase, producing MTPDPAAARPDPDALLASLRAAEARARRGHLKVFLGMCPGVGKTYAMLRAAQQERAAGTDVVVGLVETHGRSETEALLSGLTVLPRKVIAHRGTELTELDLEAVRARRPRLVLVDELAHTNAPGSRHTKRWQDVVELLEAGIDVLTTLNIQHVESRADAVHQITGAVQQETVPDSVLDLADELELVDLTPETLRERLQDGKVYLGERAAAARENFFQESHLSALRELALRYTAERVDRQLRELRASTTKQTVWRSGERLLVGVGSSPFSTQLVRWTRRLAAAQGAPWLAVHVEPVTPPSPEAQKLLDRNLALARELGAEIVVSPGPDIAAALVRAALQHNATQIVVGKPRHAWWTRYLPGGSLVDRIIRLGGNIDVYVVPAETGGRPLTLDDLDHELRSGAGEYAWAAGTVAALTLAATLLPANYYLAAGLVYLLAVILLSLRVGRGPVLMAGVLSAVTWNFLFIPPRFTFRIEKIEDGLLFGTYFVVALVAGQLTSRIRAQALAERRREGRATALFNLTRALAEARSLDEAVFAALRQADALFNARTSLLLAVGDGELAPHYAGSLALDDKERGVADWVFRHRRPAGRFTDTLPAAGAFYLPLVRENHAVGVLGVAVPREASLTLAQRDLLEAFARQLALSVEREHLRDASEREKLLAESEKLHRVLLDSVSHELRTPLAVIGSALENIQDAPPELRAELVREARSAAGRLNRLVGNLLDQTRLESGALRPRLDWCDARDLVNAAVDGVRDSLAVHPLEIVVPEDLPPLRMDFALTEQALANLLLNAARHTPDGTPVFLTAGLERDGRRVFFTVADRGPGFPLAMRERLFKKFERGDAARAGGLGLGLSLVRGFVTAQGGEVMVGENPGGGAVFTIYLPHTAPQNPPPE
- the kdpC gene encoding K(+)-transporting ATPase subunit C, which translates into the protein MKTFFSSLRLLGVLTLLTGLLYPLAVWAVGQAFFRDAAEGSQLHREGRLVGSALLAQKTTDPRYFWSRPSAGDYATVASGASNQAWSNAKLAAAIAERRAAHGGAAALPADLLTGSGGGLDPHLSPAAVIAQKDRVAQARHLNAAQRIALNDLVARHIEGGQFTPARVNILRLNLALDTAFPSP